One part of the Vitis riparia cultivar Riparia Gloire de Montpellier isolate 1030 chromosome 15, EGFV_Vit.rip_1.0, whole genome shotgun sequence genome encodes these proteins:
- the LOC117931632 gene encoding WRKY transcription factor 22-like, whose amino-acid sequence MEEDWDLQAVVRGCATATVASAATTTTTATTSDAAALDLHRSSCFSPFGVVEQAHHHDGHLLCFPDPFETRREAFVEELHDLCRPFFPKSQPISPRTIPISSLSVLGGGFSDQTHQIQQQQKQDPPPPSKHSHASSVASTTHSQSPRSKRRKNQMKKVCHIPAEGLSSDMWAWRKYGQKPIKGSPYPRGYYRCSSSKGCLARKQVERNRSDPDMFIVTYTAEHNHPMPTHRNSLAGSTRQKPVTPPAAATTTASADAVKPSAKPACSSPATSADDELVQQSTSVQSKDLVEDEEDDELGFSDTAVDDDFFMGLEELAEQVTGDCFPDHFPPSFPIPWLANNAATAAGGI is encoded by the exons ATGGAGGAAGATTGGGATCTGCAAGCGGTGGTCAGAGGCTGCGCCACCGCCACCGTGGCCTCTGCCGCCACCACGACGACCACAGCTACTACCAGTGATGCAGCTGCTTTGGATCTTCATAGGAGTTCTTGCTTTTCTCCGTTTGGTGTGGTGGAGCAAGCTCATCATCATGACGGCCATCTTCTCTGCTTTCCAGATCCGTTTGAGACCAGGAGGGAAGCTTTTGTGGAGGAATTGCATGATCTTTGCAGACCCTTCTTCCCCAAATCTCAGCCTATCTCTCCCCGGACCATACCCATATCTTCTCTCTCTGTTCTAGGAGGAGGATTCAGTGATCAAACCCACCAAATTCAGCAGCAACAGAAGCAAGACCCACCACCACCCTCAAAGCACTCTCATGCAAGCTCTGTGGCCTCCACTACGCATTCTCAGAGCCCAAGATCCAAGCGAAG AAAGAATCAGATGAAGAAGGTTTGTCACATACCAGCTGAGGGGTTGTCTTCCGACATGTGGGCTTGGAGAAAGTATGGGCAAAAACCCATCAAAGGTTCTCCATATCCAAG GGGTTATTACAGATGTAGCAGTTCAAAGGGGTGTTTGGCTCGAAAACAGGTGGAACGAAACAGATCCGACCCAGATATGTTCATCGTCACCTACACAGCAGAGCACAACCACCCTATGCCCACCCACAGGAACTCTCTCGCCGGAAGCACCCGCCAGAAGCCGGTAACCCCTCCTGCAGCAGCCACCACCACCGCCTCCGCTGACGCCGTAAAACCCTCGGCCAAACCCGCATGTTCCTCGCCGGCGACTTCCGCGGACGATGAGCTTGTACAGCAAAGCACAAGCGTGCAGAGCAAAGATTTGGTGGAAGACGAGGAAGACGACGAGCTGGGGTTCTCCGACACGGCCGTGGACGACGATTTCTTCATGGGGTTGGAGGAACTCGCCGAACAAGTCACCGGAGACTGCTTCCCCGATCACTTCCCGCCCAGCTTCCCCATTCCTTGGCTGGCCAACAATGCTGCAACAGCCGCCGGCGGGATCTGA